A region from the Hypericibacter adhaerens genome encodes:
- a CDS encoding acid phosphatase: MVRKLAFLLLVAFVQVGTATAPAWSDDAKPFVTAHELDLTKFLPPPAALDTPEMKNELAEILTLQVTRTPEMVARAQADAEENVWRFADVLGPRFVKETLPKTDAFFARIAETEGAVVDPAKDFWKRPRPHLYSDLVKPVVPLSKSGAYPSGHATLGTLMAIMLSNMVPEKRAELMARGWDYANNRVVGGIHFRSDVVAGRIAGNLIAEAVMNQPDFAAEFDAARAELRAALGLPQS, encoded by the coding sequence ATGGTACGCAAGCTTGCCTTCCTGCTGCTGGTGGCCTTCGTTCAGGTCGGGACCGCGACGGCCCCGGCCTGGAGCGACGACGCCAAGCCTTTCGTCACCGCACATGAACTGGATTTAACGAAATTCCTGCCGCCGCCGGCCGCGCTCGATACGCCGGAGATGAAAAACGAGCTGGCCGAGATCCTGACCTTGCAGGTGACCCGTACGCCCGAGATGGTGGCGCGCGCCCAGGCCGATGCCGAGGAGAATGTCTGGCGCTTCGCGGACGTGCTGGGCCCCAGGTTCGTCAAGGAGACCTTGCCGAAGACGGACGCGTTCTTCGCGCGCATCGCCGAGACCGAGGGCGCCGTGGTCGATCCGGCGAAGGATTTCTGGAAGCGGCCGCGGCCGCATCTCTATAGCGACCTGGTCAAGCCGGTGGTCCCGCTCTCCAAGTCGGGCGCCTATCCTTCGGGCCATGCGACGCTGGGCACGCTGATGGCGATCATGCTGTCGAACATGGTGCCGGAGAAGCGGGCCGAGCTGATGGCCCGGGGCTGGGACTATGCCAACAACCGCGTCGTCGGCGGCATCCATTTCCGCAGCGACGTCGTCGCCGGGCGGATCGCCGGCAACCTGATCGCCGAGGCGGTCATGAACCAGCCCGATTTCGCCGCCGAGTTCGACGCCGCGCGGGCCGAGCTCCGCGCCGCGCTCGGCCTGCCGCAGAGCTGA
- a CDS encoding redoxin domain-containing protein, translated as MEDATRSSGRAPASRPGLLPFEAGDPAPAISALDQAGEPAFSNADQITGRPLLLLFCPAGGEAALLAGFRDHAAEFAALETIIFAISRQAVAANQAWHAALHLPFTLLSDSGGGIFRTYGATEAPLVIILDPDHRVARVLRADVTAPADPAPLAAAALACLRASFPPRGLRVSMQAPVLLLPRVLEEEHCARLIELFHKPVASWQSDGFRSEGHDRERGDFKVEHAGSYGQLTEYVVRDPAVQAFLDQCFNRRVSREMRKVFQTKVSQREDYRIARYDSATGGVLRPHRDNATKETSHRRFTMTINLNAGEYEGGALRFREYADHYYEVERGTAVIWSALLLHEVMPVTRGARFILGVHMYGT; from the coding sequence ATGGAAGATGCCACCAGATCGTCGGGCAGGGCGCCGGCCTCGCGACCGGGCCTCCTGCCGTTCGAGGCGGGCGATCCGGCCCCCGCCATCTCGGCGCTGGATCAGGCGGGCGAACCGGCCTTCAGCAATGCCGACCAGATCACCGGCCGGCCGCTCCTGCTGCTCTTCTGCCCGGCAGGCGGCGAGGCGGCCCTGCTGGCCGGCTTTCGCGACCACGCGGCCGAGTTCGCGGCGCTCGAGACGATCATCTTCGCGATCAGCCGGCAGGCCGTGGCGGCGAACCAGGCCTGGCATGCCGCCTTGCATCTGCCCTTCACCCTGCTGAGCGACAGCGGCGGGGGCATTTTCCGCACCTACGGTGCCACGGAGGCGCCGCTCGTGATCATCCTCGATCCCGATCACCGGGTCGCGCGCGTGCTGCGCGCCGACGTGACGGCGCCCGCGGATCCTGCGCCCCTCGCCGCGGCGGCACTCGCCTGTCTGCGCGCCAGCTTTCCGCCGCGGGGCCTGCGCGTGAGCATGCAAGCGCCTGTCCTGCTGCTGCCGCGCGTGCTGGAGGAAGAACATTGCGCCCGGCTGATCGAGCTGTTTCACAAGCCCGTCGCCTCATGGCAGTCGGACGGGTTCCGCAGCGAAGGCCATGACCGGGAGCGGGGCGATTTCAAGGTCGAGCATGCCGGCAGCTACGGCCAGCTCACCGAGTATGTGGTGCGCGATCCGGCCGTGCAGGCTTTCCTCGATCAATGTTTCAATCGCCGGGTCTCGCGCGAGATGCGCAAGGTCTTTCAGACGAAGGTGAGCCAGCGCGAGGATTATCGCATCGCCCGCTACGATTCCGCGACGGGCGGCGTGCTTCGTCCGCACCGCGACAACGCGACCAAGGAGACCTCGCACCGTCGCTTCACCATGACCATCAATCTCAATGCCGGCGAGTATGAGGGCGGCGCGCTCCGCTTCCGCGAGTATGCCGACCATTATTACGAGGTCGAGCGCGGCACCGCCGTGATCTGGTCGGCGCTGCTCCTGCATGAGGTGATGCCCGTGACCCGCGGCGCCCGCTTCATCCTGGGCGTCCACATGTATGGGACGTGA